Proteins encoded together in one Pseudomonas arsenicoxydans window:
- a CDS encoding ABC transporter permease → MTSKSKDLPAPLALPTPRRLSSAWQLRLKGLALPVLIILLLELVVRIGWLPSYQMPAPSEVALTLGDLAEGALWKHISASLLRVLLGFAIGASLALVFAAWVGLSREAEAYLEPTFAGLRSIPSLAWVPLLLLWLGIDETSKIVLIAIGAFFPVYLNGVAAIRDIDRKLVEVGQMYGFSRRRLVRRILLPAALPGLFTGLRSGMSLAWMFLVAAELIAATKGLGYLLSDGRETSRPDIVLAAIIVLALLGKLSDGILAALEKRFLAWRDTFNGQSAED, encoded by the coding sequence ATGACCAGCAAAAGCAAAGACCTGCCCGCTCCCTTGGCATTACCCACACCGCGTCGCCTGAGCAGTGCCTGGCAACTGCGCCTCAAGGGCCTCGCCCTGCCGGTGTTGATCATCCTGCTACTGGAATTGGTCGTGCGCATCGGCTGGTTGCCGTCGTATCAAATGCCGGCGCCGAGCGAGGTCGCGTTGACACTCGGTGATCTGGCCGAGGGTGCGCTGTGGAAACACATCAGTGCCAGCCTGCTGCGAGTGCTGCTGGGCTTTGCCATTGGCGCCAGCCTGGCCTTGGTGTTCGCCGCGTGGGTCGGTTTGAGCCGCGAAGCTGAAGCCTATCTGGAGCCGACATTCGCCGGTCTGCGCTCGATTCCGAGCCTGGCCTGGGTGCCACTCTTGCTGTTGTGGTTAGGCATCGACGAGACCTCGAAAATTGTCCTGATCGCCATCGGCGCGTTCTTTCCGGTGTACCTCAACGGCGTCGCGGCGATTCGCGACATTGATCGCAAACTGGTGGAAGTCGGACAGATGTACGGCTTCAGCCGCCGTCGGCTGGTCCGGCGGATCCTGTTGCCAGCCGCCCTGCCCGGCCTGTTCACCGGGTTGCGCAGCGGCATGAGCCTGGCCTGGATGTTTCTGGTGGCGGCCGAGCTGATCGCAGCGACCAAAGGCCTGGGTTATCTGCTCAGTGACGGTCGCGAGACGTCACGCCCGGACATCGTCCTGGCCGCGATTATCGTATTGGCGCTGCTGGGCAAACTGAGCGACGGCATTCTCGCCGCACTGGAAAAACGCTTCCTGGCCTGGCGCGACACTTTCAACGGCCAAAGCGCAGAGGATTGA